A portion of the uncultured Draconibacterium sp. genome contains these proteins:
- a CDS encoding response regulator transcription factor, producing MEKALIIEDDKDISELVAIHLSDMDLEVDKAFDGKDGLMKALNNQYRFILLDLRLPLLDGFEICKRLRMEKVNTPILMLTSKSEEIDKVLGLEMGADDYISKPFGIRELLARIKAVLRRYDSAQISSEAEEKELRFEDLYINVGMRIVELNGNRIELSPKEFDLLIHLASHPGRTYSRMQLLNQIWGYEFEGFEHTVNSHINRLRSKIETNMNEPQYILTTWGVGYKFREN from the coding sequence ATGGAAAAAGCATTGATCATTGAAGACGACAAGGATATTTCCGAATTGGTAGCCATTCATTTGAGCGATATGGATCTGGAAGTTGATAAAGCTTTCGACGGCAAAGACGGATTAATGAAAGCGCTGAACAACCAGTACCGCTTTATTTTGCTTGATCTGCGGCTTCCTCTGCTCGATGGTTTTGAGATTTGTAAACGGCTACGAATGGAAAAAGTGAATACGCCAATATTAATGCTGACTTCCAAATCGGAAGAGATCGATAAAGTACTCGGTCTTGAAATGGGTGCCGACGATTACATTTCGAAACCCTTTGGAATTCGCGAATTGCTGGCCCGTATAAAAGCCGTTCTCCGACGTTACGATTCGGCTCAGATCAGCAGTGAAGCAGAGGAAAAAGAACTACGTTTCGAGGATCTTTATATCAATGTAGGAATGCGAATTGTAGAATTAAACGGAAACAGGATTGAGCTTTCTCCAAAAGAATTCGACCTGTTGATACACCTGGCATCTCACCCCGGAAGGACCTACTCCCGCATGCAATTGCTCAACCAGATTTGGGGCTATGAGTTTGAAGGATTTGAGCACACCGTAAACTCGCACATTAACCGTCTGCGCTCGAAAATAGAGACGAATATGAACGAGCCGCAATACATTCTTACCACGTGGGGTGTTGGATACAAATTCAGAGAAAATTAA
- the mnmA gene encoding tRNA 2-thiouridine(34) synthase MnmA, which yields MSRVVVGLSGGVDSSVAAWLLKEQGHEVIGLFMINYREREGVLTSSCTWEEDSLIAKMVAKKLDIPFHIVDLSKDYKQRVIDYMFAEYQAGRTPNPDVLCNREIKFDTFMEEALKFDADFVATGHYCRKSEVEVDGKTIHQLLAGKDPNKDQSYFLCQLNQKQLAKSMFPVGELLKPEVREIARQQNLPTAERKDSQGICFVGKVDLPTFLQQQLEPKVGNVIEIPAKFMEKKKQVEVSEENYKKLCFQFPYKPWNGEVIGEHQGAHFYTVGQRKGLNIGGRKEPLFVLATDVKRNIIYVGEGTEHPGLYRKGLFVAAENMHWVRPDLKMQAGDKREFDIRIRYRQPLEKGTIHMKEEGAWFLFENEQRGITSGQFAAWYLDDELIGSGAIV from the coding sequence ATGAGCAGGGTAGTAGTAGGACTCTCCGGAGGTGTTGATTCGAGTGTAGCGGCCTGGCTGTTAAAGGAACAGGGGCACGAGGTGATCGGGTTGTTTATGATTAACTACCGCGAACGCGAGGGGGTGCTAACCAGTTCGTGTACGTGGGAAGAGGACTCGCTGATTGCCAAAATGGTGGCCAAAAAACTCGATATCCCGTTTCATATTGTCGATTTAAGCAAAGACTATAAACAACGTGTTATCGATTATATGTTTGCCGAATACCAGGCCGGGCGTACGCCAAATCCGGATGTGTTGTGTAACCGCGAGATTAAATTCGACACTTTTATGGAAGAAGCCCTGAAGTTTGATGCCGATTTTGTGGCAACAGGTCACTACTGTCGTAAAAGTGAGGTGGAAGTGGATGGAAAAACCATTCACCAGCTATTGGCCGGAAAAGATCCGAATAAAGATCAGAGCTATTTCCTTTGTCAGTTGAACCAAAAACAGCTTGCGAAATCGATGTTTCCGGTGGGTGAGTTGTTAAAACCTGAGGTACGCGAAATAGCGCGTCAGCAAAACCTGCCAACCGCCGAACGTAAAGATTCGCAGGGCATTTGTTTTGTTGGGAAAGTAGATTTGCCAACTTTTTTGCAGCAGCAGCTGGAACCTAAAGTTGGTAATGTTATCGAGATTCCGGCCAAATTCATGGAAAAGAAAAAGCAGGTTGAAGTTTCGGAAGAGAACTATAAAAAACTGTGTTTCCAGTTTCCGTACAAACCATGGAATGGCGAAGTAATCGGCGAACATCAGGGGGCTCATTTTTATACCGTTGGGCAGCGGAAAGGACTTAATATTGGTGGCCGTAAAGAGCCGCTTTTTGTTCTTGCCACCGATGTAAAACGTAACATTATTTATGTAGGCGAAGGAACGGAGCATCCTGGTTTGTACCGTAAAGGATTGTTTGTAGCCGCAGAAAATATGCACTGGGTGCGTCCCGACCTGAAAATGCAGGCAGGCGATAAACGCGAGTTTGATATTCGTATTCGTTACCGTCAGCCACTGGAAAAGGGAACGATTCATATGAAAGAAGAGGGTGCATGGTTCTTGTTTGAAAACGAACAACGTGGAATCACCTCCGGGCAATTTGCTGCCTGGTATCTGGATGATGAATTGATCGGTTCGGGCGCGATTGTCTAA
- a CDS encoding YicC/YloC family endoribonuclease, which produces MIKSMTGFGKAEFEVNNKKITIEIKSLNSKQIDINTRTPALYREKDIIIRKAIAEKLVRGKVDFNIYVENLGDETNSKINEPILKGYFKHLEKISKELKVGADHTTLHAAMRLPDVVKTEYETLDETEWETIYANILAALGDINDFRAKEGEALEADILGNVENISKLLKQIEPFEKQRIEALRVRLTDNLEALKMNGNEDENRFEQELIFYLEKLDINEEKVRLANHCEYFFETAKQNGSSGKKLGFISQEIGREINTIGSKANETNIQRIVVQMKDHLERVKEQLLNVL; this is translated from the coding sequence ATGATAAAATCAATGACCGGCTTTGGTAAAGCTGAATTCGAGGTAAACAACAAAAAGATTACCATTGAAATTAAATCGCTAAACAGCAAACAAATTGATATTAACACGCGAACTCCAGCCTTGTATCGCGAAAAAGATATTATAATTCGTAAGGCCATTGCCGAAAAACTGGTACGCGGGAAAGTGGATTTTAATATTTATGTGGAAAACCTCGGCGACGAAACCAATTCGAAAATTAACGAGCCGATTCTGAAAGGATACTTTAAACACCTTGAAAAAATAAGCAAGGAACTTAAAGTTGGTGCCGATCATACTACTTTGCATGCAGCCATGCGTTTGCCCGATGTGGTGAAAACCGAATACGAAACACTTGACGAAACGGAATGGGAAACCATATACGCCAATATTCTGGCGGCACTTGGCGATATTAACGATTTTCGTGCAAAAGAAGGCGAGGCGCTTGAAGCTGATATCCTTGGAAATGTTGAGAATATTAGTAAGTTGTTAAAGCAAATTGAGCCATTTGAAAAACAACGCATCGAAGCACTGAGGGTTCGTCTGACGGATAATCTCGAAGCACTTAAAATGAACGGGAATGAGGATGAAAACCGTTTTGAACAGGAATTGATTTTTTACCTTGAGAAACTGGATATAAACGAAGAGAAAGTGCGCCTGGCCAACCATTGCGAGTATTTCTTTGAAACCGCAAAACAAAACGGTTCGTCGGGGAAAAAGCTTGGGTTTATTTCGCAGGAAATTGGTCGCGAAATCAATACCATTGGATCAAAAGCCAACGAAACCAATATTCAGCGTATTGTTGTTCAAATGAAAGATCATTTAGAGCGCGTGAAGGAACAATTGTTGAACGTACTGTAA
- a CDS encoding four helix bundle protein encodes MENNLQKRIFEFVTEVILFLRTLPDSQEYKVVKYQLIKAASSTGANYEEAQAASSKADFTYKTEISLKEMRESNYWLRLIRAISKELNTDDEKLDYLITESGELKLILGSIVSKTKRNK; translated from the coding sequence ATGGAAAATAACCTTCAAAAAAGAATCTTTGAATTTGTTACTGAAGTAATACTTTTTTTGCGGACTTTGCCGGATTCTCAAGAATATAAAGTTGTAAAATATCAATTAATCAAAGCTGCATCTTCTACTGGGGCAAATTATGAAGAAGCACAGGCCGCATCGTCAAAGGCTGATTTTACCTATAAGACTGAAATTTCATTAAAGGAGATGAGAGAAAGTAATTATTGGTTAAGGTTGATTAGGGCCATTAGCAAAGAATTGAACACCGACGATGAAAAGTTAGACTATTTGATCACTGAATCAGGAGAATTAAAATTAATTTTAGGCAGTATTGTATCAAAAACCAAAAGGAATAAATAG
- the gmk gene encoding guanylate kinase — MKGKLIIFSAPSGAGKTTIVKHLLQQGFDLEFSISATSREPRHTETHGKDYYFLSGEEFLAKVENDEFLEWEEVYKGTSYGTLKSEVERIREQGKNVVFDVDVVGGLNIKKYYGDEALAVFVQPPSVEELRNRLVGRSTDSEDKIAMRVAKAEHELSFAKQFDVVIINDKLEDAFVEAERIISEFLKK; from the coding sequence ATGAAAGGAAAACTGATCATATTTTCAGCGCCATCCGGTGCCGGAAAAACTACGATAGTAAAGCATTTATTACAACAAGGTTTCGATCTTGAATTCTCAATTTCGGCTACCAGTCGCGAACCGCGTCACACTGAAACTCACGGTAAAGATTATTACTTTTTATCGGGTGAAGAGTTTCTGGCAAAAGTGGAAAACGACGAGTTTTTGGAGTGGGAAGAAGTTTACAAAGGAACCAGTTACGGCACATTAAAAAGCGAAGTGGAACGTATTCGCGAACAAGGTAAGAACGTGGTTTTTGATGTGGATGTTGTCGGCGGCCTGAACATCAAAAAATACTACGGCGATGAGGCGTTGGCTGTTTTTGTACAGCCTCCTTCGGTTGAAGAGTTGCGTAACCGCCTGGTTGGCCGATCGACCGACAGCGAGGATAAAATTGCCATGCGTGTTGCCAAAGCAGAACACGAGTTGAGTTTTGCCAAACAATTTGATGTGGTGATTATTAACGACAAGCTGGAAGACGCTTTTGTGGAGGCCGAGCGGATTATTTCTGAATTTCTGAAAAAGTAA
- the nadD gene encoding nicotinate (nicotinamide) nucleotide adenylyltransferase gives MNNLVTDILAPKTNLQLKVGLYFGSYNPIHIGHLAIANYMVEYTDIDQLWFVVSPQNPLKKKNNLLDDYQRLELVHRAVDGDDRFRASNIEFSLPKPSYTVDTLAYLKDQHPNYHFKILIGSDNLENFHKWKNYETIIEDYGIIVYPRPGFDPQKVQVEKNITLAKDAPLMEISSSFIRKAIQEGKDVRHFLPQKSWEYLEEMNFYR, from the coding sequence ATGAATAACCTTGTTACCGACATACTCGCACCAAAAACCAATCTGCAGCTAAAAGTTGGGCTTTATTTTGGCAGCTACAATCCCATTCATATCGGGCATTTGGCCATTGCCAATTATATGGTTGAATACACCGATATCGACCAGCTTTGGTTTGTGGTGTCGCCGCAAAATCCGCTAAAAAAGAAAAATAACTTGTTGGATGATTACCAACGTTTAGAACTGGTACATCGGGCAGTTGACGGCGACGATCGGTTTCGCGCTTCAAACATCGAATTCAGTTTGCCAAAGCCGAGTTATACGGTTGATACACTGGCTTATTTAAAAGATCAGCATCCAAATTACCATTTTAAAATTCTGATAGGGTCTGATAACCTGGAAAACTTTCATAAGTGGAAAAACTACGAAACCATTATTGAGGATTACGGAATAATCGTTTATCCGCGTCCCGGTTTCGATCCGCAAAAAGTGCAGGTAGAAAAAAATATTACGCTTGCAAAAGATGCACCTTTAATGGAAATCTCATCTTCGTTTATTCGTAAAGCCATACAAGAGGGGAAAGATGTACGGCATTTCCTTCCGCAAAAAAGTTGGGAATATCTGGAGGAAATGAATTTCTACCGTTAG
- a CDS encoding LuxR C-terminal-related transcriptional regulator gives MDEKSINKIKKAWEPNKVARPVKTELYLNIIEQVANLFSAGSFYYYIMNFDTLQMEYVDPRIEDVLGFNAKEWSLDKLFELVHPEDLKQMHRKEEKAVDFILNRISKEEILKYKVVYVLRLRHVNGSYKTILQQSKTLTVSEDGKVQQVLGIHTDVTYLNMAVDHKISFIGDGLPSYYSLSTDDSFHPEELNYHTLFTTREKEILANIAEGKTFGEIAEILNISPHTINTHKKNILKKTDCNNTTELIARCVREGVI, from the coding sequence ATGGATGAAAAGAGTATTAACAAAATAAAAAAAGCCTGGGAACCTAACAAAGTTGCGCGTCCGGTAAAAACAGAGCTATACCTGAACATCATTGAACAAGTTGCCAATTTATTCTCGGCCGGAAGTTTTTATTACTACATCATGAACTTCGATACGCTTCAAATGGAGTACGTGGATCCTCGGATTGAAGATGTTTTAGGATTTAATGCCAAAGAATGGAGCCTCGACAAATTGTTTGAACTGGTTCATCCTGAAGATTTAAAACAGATGCACCGGAAAGAAGAAAAAGCAGTTGATTTCATCCTGAACAGAATATCGAAAGAGGAGATTTTGAAATACAAAGTGGTTTATGTGTTGCGACTTCGGCACGTCAACGGAAGTTATAAAACCATACTTCAACAATCGAAAACACTGACTGTTTCTGAGGATGGGAAAGTGCAACAGGTGTTAGGAATTCACACCGATGTTACCTATTTGAATATGGCGGTAGATCATAAGATTTCGTTTATTGGCGATGGTCTTCCATCTTATTATTCGCTATCTACCGACGACAGTTTTCATCCGGAAGAACTTAACTACCACACACTCTTCACCACCCGCGAAAAAGAAATTCTGGCTAATATTGCCGAAGGAAAAACATTTGGAGAAATTGCAGAGATACTAAACATTTCGCCACACACCATTAATACCCACAAAAAAAATATCCTGAAAAAAACGGATTGTAATAACACAACAGAGCTGATTGCCCGCTGCGTTCGAGAAGGCGTTATTTAA
- a CDS encoding ChaN family lipoprotein — MKNILIFGIVSFVLFSSFKSDKPAYLLFNKEGKAVKYDKMLKEIEDADIVLFGELHDNPISHWLQLELTKELYQQNGKNLVLGAEMFESDNQVIMDEYLSGKISNRNFEDEIRLWPNYKTDYKPLVEFAKDSGLYFVATNVPRRYASLVNSKGFEGLEELSDEAKAFLPPLPPAYDSTLNCYASMMNMEGMGSHVTPNFPKAQAIKDATMAHFILQNWEPGKVLLHYHGAYHSQNFESIYWYLKHENPALRIVTIHSVTQDDISELTEENTGAADFTICVDEDMTRTR; from the coding sequence ATGAAGAACATCCTGATTTTTGGTATCGTCTCTTTTGTTTTATTCTCCTCGTTTAAATCGGACAAACCGGCCTATCTGCTCTTCAATAAAGAAGGGAAGGCGGTGAAATACGATAAAATGTTGAAAGAAATAGAAGATGCCGACATTGTTTTATTTGGCGAATTGCACGACAATCCTATTTCGCACTGGTTACAGCTCGAACTTACAAAAGAGCTGTACCAACAAAATGGTAAAAACCTGGTTTTGGGTGCCGAAATGTTTGAGAGCGACAACCAGGTAATTATGGATGAATACTTGTCGGGAAAAATATCGAACCGGAATTTTGAGGACGAAATACGTTTGTGGCCCAATTATAAAACCGATTACAAACCGCTTGTGGAATTTGCCAAAGACAGCGGTCTGTATTTTGTGGCCACCAATGTTCCGCGCCGTTATGCATCGCTGGTTAATTCAAAAGGATTTGAAGGACTGGAAGAATTATCGGACGAAGCGAAAGCTTTCCTGCCGCCACTACCTCCGGCCTACGATTCAACGCTGAACTGCTATGCCAGCATGATGAATATGGAGGGAATGGGCAGCCACGTTACCCCTAATTTCCCTAAAGCACAAGCCATAAAAGACGCGACAATGGCACATTTTATTCTGCAAAACTGGGAGCCGGGAAAAGTACTTTTGCATTACCACGGGGCTTATCACTCGCAGAACTTCGAGAGTATTTACTGGTACCTGAAACACGAAAATCCGGCACTCAGGATTGTTACCATTCATTCGGTAACTCAGGATGACATTTCAGAACTTACAGAAGAAAATACGGGTGCTGCAGATTTTACGATTTGTGTGGATGAAGATATGACCAGAACACGATAA
- a CDS encoding class I SAM-dependent methyltransferase — protein sequence MLETGFVYSTFIDPLLRDLRKRVALEIKKGDTVIDIACGTGAQLFALADKAKSVTGVDLSASMIRYATNKAQREGINNASFVVGDATDLNIFYQQKFDVAILSMALHQFNPGLEKTILAEVKKIAEKIVVLDYAVPLPQNYVGVGSKVAEFLAGIEHNRNFKSYSKAGGLSTILPANGFTPQRLKVIGKGAFHLIVAQNHSV from the coding sequence ATGTTAGAAACAGGATTTGTTTACAGCACATTTATCGATCCTCTGCTCAGAGATTTACGAAAACGCGTGGCTCTTGAGATTAAAAAAGGCGACACCGTAATTGACATTGCCTGCGGAACCGGTGCACAGTTGTTTGCGCTTGCTGATAAAGCCAAATCGGTTACCGGCGTTGACCTCTCTGCATCGATGATACGTTACGCCACCAATAAAGCTCAACGGGAAGGGATCAACAACGCTTCGTTTGTTGTGGGCGATGCCACAGATTTAAACATTTTTTATCAGCAAAAATTTGATGTGGCTATTCTTTCAATGGCTTTGCACCAGTTTAATCCGGGCCTGGAGAAAACAATTCTGGCTGAGGTGAAAAAAATTGCTGAGAAAATTGTAGTGCTGGATTACGCCGTTCCTTTACCCCAAAATTATGTTGGTGTTGGCAGTAAAGTAGCCGAGTTCTTAGCTGGCATTGAGCACAATCGTAATTTTAAAAGTTATTCAAAAGCCGGTGGTTTAAGCACGATATTGCCCGCAAATGGTTTTACGCCACAGCGACTAAAGGTAATAGGGAAAGGAGCTTTTCATTTGATTGTTGCCCAAAATCATTCTGTGTGA
- a CDS encoding glycerophosphodiester phosphodiesterase family protein, with translation MKTFTLLLLLVMGLNSIAQNTFIAHRGASYLAPENTVASAKLAWELGADAVEVDVHLSKDNRVIVIHDKDTKRTCGGKTNLTIAKTPSILLRDLDAGSWKGEEFKGEKLPFLSEIIETVPAGKTLVVEIKAGGDEIIPALRRTIDKSGKAEQIVFISFGWDTILNTHDEFPENKCYWLSSLKPGVKKKIEQAAEKGLTGVNLKYQIIDEEIMAQAKDLNLEVLSWTIDDPEEAQRLTDIGVTGITTNRPKWLKEQMNQ, from the coding sequence ATGAAAACATTTACACTACTTCTGCTCCTGGTTATGGGACTCAATTCAATTGCACAAAATACATTTATTGCGCACCGTGGCGCCTCGTACCTCGCTCCGGAAAACACAGTGGCTTCGGCGAAACTGGCATGGGAATTAGGTGCCGATGCTGTTGAGGTGGATGTTCACCTGTCGAAAGATAATCGCGTAATCGTAATTCACGATAAAGACACCAAACGAACCTGCGGCGGAAAAACGAACCTGACAATTGCCAAAACACCATCGATTTTATTGCGCGATCTGGATGCCGGCAGTTGGAAAGGCGAAGAGTTTAAAGGTGAAAAATTGCCTTTTCTGTCGGAAATTATTGAAACCGTGCCCGCAGGAAAAACACTGGTTGTTGAGATTAAAGCCGGTGGCGATGAAATTATTCCTGCACTGCGCAGAACAATCGATAAAAGCGGCAAGGCAGAGCAAATTGTGTTTATCAGTTTTGGCTGGGATACCATTTTAAATACACACGATGAGTTTCCGGAGAACAAATGCTACTGGCTGAGTTCGTTGAAACCCGGTGTGAAGAAAAAAATAGAACAGGCTGCCGAAAAAGGACTGACCGGTGTTAACTTAAAATATCAGATTATCGACGAAGAAATAATGGCACAAGCCAAAGATCTGAATCTGGAAGTTCTTTCATGGACAATTGACGATCCGGAAGAAGCCCAACGCCTTACCGATATAGGCGTTACCGGAATTACAACCAACCGCCCCAAGTGGCTGAAAGAACAAATGAACCAATAA
- a CDS encoding lysophospholipid acyltransferase family protein: MSKTKKKNQESSGSFKHFAQRVSVMLLEAIALLPFWFLYLLSDVLYMFVKGVFKYRSNVIVTNLKYAFPEKSKQEILVLRNKFYRYFCDVSLESIKLRRLSAKQLHKRVKFSGTEQLEAMAQKHNGAILLAFHYNNWEWSSALQQKLNCPLLMVYNKMRDNKTMDNFLQKAREKWGGEAVSMRRAPKVSFRYFTKNEPAVLGLIADQSALASSPMWAMFLNREAAFFQGPVKIAGKTNQPVFFQEAIRLARGKYEYRYSLLVEDPGQTGDKEILLRYISKMEEVIKSNPEYYLWSHKRWKHKRPEGTALIQ, translated from the coding sequence ATGAGCAAAACAAAAAAGAAAAATCAGGAGTCATCAGGTAGTTTTAAACATTTCGCACAAAGGGTGAGTGTTATGTTGCTGGAGGCAATAGCGTTATTGCCCTTTTGGTTTTTGTATTTGCTGTCGGATGTGCTGTACATGTTTGTAAAAGGCGTTTTTAAGTACCGCAGTAACGTTATCGTAACTAATCTGAAATACGCATTCCCTGAGAAAAGCAAACAGGAAATACTTGTTTTGCGCAATAAGTTTTACCGCTACTTCTGCGATGTTTCGTTAGAGAGTATAAAACTCCGCCGTTTAAGTGCCAAACAGTTGCATAAACGTGTTAAGTTTAGCGGAACTGAACAGCTTGAAGCCATGGCTCAAAAACATAACGGAGCTATTTTACTTGCTTTTCATTACAATAACTGGGAGTGGTCGAGTGCGCTGCAACAAAAGCTGAATTGCCCTTTGTTAATGGTGTACAACAAAATGCGCGACAACAAAACAATGGATAATTTTTTGCAAAAAGCGCGCGAAAAGTGGGGTGGCGAGGCGGTAAGTATGCGTAGGGCACCAAAAGTGTCGTTTCGTTATTTTACAAAAAACGAACCCGCCGTACTTGGTTTAATTGCCGACCAGAGTGCATTGGCCAGCTCGCCAATGTGGGCCATGTTTTTAAACCGTGAAGCTGCTTTTTTTCAGGGGCCGGTTAAGATTGCAGGAAAAACCAATCAGCCGGTATTTTTTCAGGAAGCGATTCGCCTGGCCCGCGGGAAATACGAATACCGCTATTCGTTGCTTGTTGAAGATCCGGGCCAAACAGGCGACAAGGAAATTTTGTTACGCTACATCAGTAAAATGGAAGAAGTGATAAAATCAAATCCGGAGTATTATCTTTGGAGCCACAAACGATGGAAGCACAAGCGCCCCGAGGGAACTGCTTTAATACAATAA
- a CDS encoding lysophospholipid acyltransferase family protein has translation MADESLRKQDKRYHEGFFKRMLNGLLVLLLKFISVLPFWVIYGIADFFYLVVRYGIGYRKKVILDNLRHAFPEKSEQEITTIMNRYYRHFCDFSLETIKLHSMSEKQMEKRLKITGLDAMKPYADEGRSIMMLGFHYNNWEWCSSIQSKAYHKLLMIVNPIRGNLAFEKYIEYSRSKWGGKSVPVHKSARTAIEYVRRGEPAVLWLAADQTPPANSPFWTIFLNREAPFFTGPEKIAIKTNQPIFFLHVKKVKRGHYQAEFTQLFEDPSKIESKDILLTYIRKMEEVIRETPEYYLWSHRRWKHTRPEGIELTL, from the coding sequence ATGGCTGACGAAAGTTTACGCAAACAAGATAAACGCTATCACGAAGGATTTTTTAAACGAATGCTAAATGGCCTTTTGGTGTTGTTACTGAAATTTATTTCGGTGCTGCCGTTTTGGGTAATTTATGGCATTGCCGATTTTTTCTACCTGGTGGTTCGTTATGGTATCGGCTACCGGAAAAAGGTGATTCTTGATAATCTCCGTCATGCGTTTCCGGAAAAGAGTGAGCAGGAAATAACTACGATAATGAACCGTTATTACCGTCATTTCTGCGATTTTTCGCTTGAGACGATAAAGCTGCACAGTATGAGTGAAAAGCAGATGGAAAAACGGCTGAAGATTACCGGGCTGGATGCTATGAAACCATACGCCGACGAAGGCCGAAGTATTATGATGCTGGGTTTTCATTACAACAACTGGGAGTGGTGCAGCTCTATTCAAAGCAAGGCCTATCACAAACTTTTAATGATTGTAAACCCGATTCGCGGCAACCTGGCTTTTGAAAAATATATTGAGTATTCGCGCAGTAAATGGGGAGGCAAATCGGTGCCCGTACATAAATCGGCACGAACAGCCATTGAGTATGTGCGACGCGGCGAACCTGCTGTATTGTGGCTGGCAGCCGATCAAACACCGCCGGCCAATTCTCCATTCTGGACCATCTTTTTAAACCGCGAGGCGCCGTTTTTTACCGGCCCCGAAAAGATTGCCATTAAAACCAATCAGCCTATATTTTTTCTGCACGTTAAAAAAGTAAAGCGTGGGCATTACCAAGCGGAATTTACGCAGCTTTTCGAGGATCCCTCGAAAATAGAATCGAAAGATATTTTGCTCACCTACATCCGTAAAATGGAAGAGGTGATACGCGAAACGCCCGAATATTATTTGTGGTCGCACCGCCGCTGGAAACATACCCGGCCGGAAGGTATTGAACTCACCCTATAA
- a CDS encoding DUF6261 family protein, which produces MLNKIRYSYFTLAALTALVQKIVNLLSAQLPEHQMVQTILTRFQPQLQTALQAIGSTIKQPLTEIVTAADLRRDNTFRSLRDTIKAGLRRQNEAYRAACEALWIEFEKNGLQLYTIPRDTETAAINSLLADLQKPEHAPHLATTNITDWVTELDNDNQAYVAASAQRSAERSADDTVRDAEAYKDLKTSLELLENILNTMVAMNDPAGIDTIVAEISQYIAEANTAAKQGQSTTEDEDEEPVNPPVQPS; this is translated from the coding sequence ATGTTAAACAAAATTCGTTACTCCTATTTCACACTGGCAGCATTAACTGCTTTGGTTCAAAAAATCGTTAATCTTTTAAGTGCACAACTTCCCGAACACCAAATGGTGCAAACTATTTTAACACGTTTTCAGCCCCAGTTGCAAACAGCCCTTCAGGCCATTGGAAGCACGATTAAACAACCGCTTACCGAAATTGTAACAGCAGCCGATTTGCGCCGCGATAATACTTTTCGCTCGTTACGCGACACGATTAAAGCTGGTTTGCGCCGCCAAAACGAAGCTTACCGTGCCGCCTGCGAAGCTCTTTGGATTGAATTTGAGAAAAACGGGCTACAGTTGTATACTATCCCGCGCGATACCGAAACCGCAGCCATTAACAGTTTGCTGGCCGACCTGCAAAAACCTGAACATGCCCCTCACCTGGCTACTACCAACATCACCGATTGGGTTACCGAGCTTGATAACGATAACCAGGCATACGTTGCTGCTTCGGCACAACGCAGTGCAGAACGCTCGGCCGACGATACCGTACGTGATGCAGAGGCATATAAAGACCTGAAAACATCGCTCGAGTTGTTGGAGAATATCCTGAACACAATGGTAGCTATGAACGACCCGGCCGGTATTGACACCATAGTTGCAGAAATATCGCAATATATTGCCGAAGCCAACACCGCCGCCAAACAAGGCCAAAGCACCACCGAAGATGAAGATGAAGAGCCTGTAAATCCTCCGGTTCAACCGAGTTAG